GGCGGCTTCACCTGCACAGCCTGGTAAAGATTCATCTAATGTACAGAAGAGATTGCAGAAGCTGAGAAGCAATGTGTCTGAAGCGATAACTACGCTTAAGAATACTTTGAATCTGGACTCAGTTCGTGAACCACCGGCCAGTAGGATTGAGATTTCTAGAAAGCTTATGTGGGGTGGTGTTGTAAGGAATCTTACCCAGTTGTACCCTGGTAGTCAGCTTCCAGAGAAGCTCATCTCCAATATTCGCAAGCATTTCGATTCCTTACCCTTCAGGTTGAAATTAATTAGAACATTTGAGTTCGATTATCTTTCTGGTTCtggttttagtttttctttttaatttgttatacatatttttgtttttctttcgtTTCTAATTCTTCGTTCTCGTCGGTTGTCCTTGACAGCTATGCCCAAGCGGGATTCGATATGAAAGAAGTCTTTCTTCACATTCGATTGATTGAGCAGGCAGCGGTTGAAGACCACCCTGCAATTGTGATTCAAGAAGTATCTGACGATGACACCCAAGGATCTGTTTCCAAGCTTACATTTGCTTGTAACTCTTCGATTTCATGGCCCACGCTGTCGGGAGCACTTGATAATGCGGCCATTTGCTGCAAGAAAACCCAGATCTTTGAGAAGAAGGGTTTTACTCTTGGGGTCATTCTTGTTCTGGTTCAATATGGACAAGAAAAGCATTTCAAAATTCGGATCGAGAGTGCCCTGAAATCTGCCCTGAAGAAACCTAAACCGACCACAATGAAGCTCCCATTTGGGCTCTGCGGGTGCCAGGAGGAGAACACAAGGGGCCGAGAAATCATTGAGACAGATGATGAGAAAGGTGAACAGAGTTACGGAAATGGCGCTGGGAACTCGAACCCTAAGGTACAGCTCTCTAGTCCACTGCCCGAAACTTCTTACGTTGTCTCTGTTGATGAATGGCAGACGATCCGATCGGGTGTTGACGAAATTGGGAAATGGCTCCTGAACTCTGATCAGGTTGAGTTCATTGATCAGATCGGACCAACTTCCTTCAAGGGTGTTTACAAGGGCAAACGAGTAGCCATCGAGAAGCTAAAAGGTTGCGAGAAGGGTTGTTCTTATGAGTTCGAGCTCCGGAGAGATCTCCTGGAGCTGATGACTTGTGGGCACAGAAACATATTACAGTTCCATGGCGTCTGCATTGAAGAAACACATGGGTTGTGTGTGGTGACTAAGATGATGGAAGGAGGATCAGTCCAGGAGATTATACAAAAGAACAGGAAACTACAAACTAAGGAAATATTAAGGATTGCAATTGATGTTGCAGAAGGGATGAAGTTCATGAACGACCATGATGTCGCATACAGAGACCTCAACTCGCAGAGGATACTTTTGGATAGACAGGGTCATGCTGGTGTTGGGGATATGGGCATTGTCACGGCTTGCAAGGACAATGGAGAGGTGACGGAGTATGAAACTGACGGTTACCGCTGGCTAGCTCCTGAGGTTGGTTCCTTTCCCGTCATAACCCATTTTAAATCTGCTATTCTTTTCCAAAGTTACCTACTTTAACTAGTTCATAGTTGCTGAATAATCTGAAAACTGTAGAAACGAATGGAAAtcgcaaacaaacaatcacaaagCATAAAAGAATTTACATGGTTCCGCAAGATTGCCTGTCCACATTGAGATGAGATATACTTccctatcaatggagaatagggttacagccgCTTGGCATCATACCTCTCTTAGATTGATGATAGAGAAAGAAGTGAAAGAACCCTTGCTACAAAATTACAGCGAAACCCTATACAGGCAGTTTACTGAAAATACCTATAGGGCATCTAAACGGCCATTTGGAATCAACCCACAAAAGCAAAGTGATGGAATTCAAGACATCGTACTCCAACGAAAACAACTTGATCTTTGGGTGGGTTAGAGTCTAATCATGTTCATGTTAGTTGTTGCCTATCAGTTTGATACTTTATATCCCATCTTTGATGATTCATCTTAGTTACTGTGTGATGATTTGATTAAAACATATCGAACTCAATTTAAGTACTGTAGTTCTAACCAAACACAATCTGTTCATCTGTATAGCTTAGCATTAATTAGATCCAATGAATCATCTCAAACACTTTCCTTGTCATGGAACTGTTGATGAAGCGTGAAGAATGCCtagttttcattcataattaCCTTTGCTTTACATTACAACtttaattt
Above is a genomic segment from Macadamia integrifolia cultivar HAES 741 unplaced genomic scaffold, SCU_Mint_v3 scaffold2317, whole genome shotgun sequence containing:
- the LOC122066280 gene encoding serine/threonine-protein kinase STY8-like, which translates into the protein MAAALECWSSRTSTDEDLVEQVLMKTQDRSEVFSAASPAQPGKDSSNVQKRLQKLRSNVSEAITTLKNTLNLDSVREPPASRIEISRKLMWGGVVRNLTQLYPGSQLPEKLISNIRKHFDSLPFSYAQAGFDMKEVFLHIRLIEQAAVEDHPAIVIQEVSDDDTQGSVSKLTFACNSSISWPTLSGALDNAAICCKKTQIFEKKGFTLGVILVLVQYGQEKHFKIRIESALKSALKKPKPTTMKLPFGLCGCQEENTRGREIIETDDEKGEQSYGNGAGNSNPKVQLSSPLPETSYVVSVDEWQTIRSGVDEIGKWLLNSDQVEFIDQIGPTSFKGVYKGKRVAIEKLKGCEKGCSYEFELRRDLLELMTCGHRNILQFHGVCIEETHGLCVVTKMMEGGSVQEIIQKNRKLQTKEILRIAIDVAEGMKFMNDHDVAYRDLNSQRILLDRQGHAGVGDMGIVTACKDNGEVTEYETDGYRWLAPEIIAGDPESVTETWMSNVYSYGMVVWEMVTGEAAYSAYSPVQAAVGIAACGLRPEIPKDCPQLLRSLMMKCWNNCPSKRPQFSEILAILMRSNNANTTTSSTSNSS